The following are encoded together in the Capsulimonas corticalis genome:
- a CDS encoding porin: MHTLIGISALALGGTLAAGVRPAQAQAAAFPDVPENHWAYTAVQSLADKGLVKGYPNGQFLGNRALTRYEFATVVDRLLQTIADIKSGAPQTPAVTQDDLNKIQVLVDSFKTELTAIQSDVTKAQADITTLRGQVEDLRQDVLDTKDLANKAQDTANNSYGVGAKRKFQISGYIQARYFAADEHNQTSADHLKFPYGKAPGNSYNGDYASGSNGGSFVIRRSRLKFTGQLTQNTRYAIQLDASGFANPTATPSNSNSANNSAVSVREGYVNYTFGNGDPLKNIGITAGMFSTPFGYILPLSTANHIQAERPLAFNEGGQGLFSGQDYDRGVQVTGGSASLRLTAALINGTGQVSNDTDRQVDQVYRAAYQTGDKKLGIGVSYYNGHVPDYSDVGPAYQSRKKELTGADVQYNPTANIFVNGEYVAGKFEQRTYFANPAGSLLNQSTLALSSNVYAPGNKVEGYYALGGYTFSPAGAHPLTFAVNYDEFNRAKSGAGSDSSYTDQNLGFGALYGLDKATRLRLWYTKPSKVAHAPSSVNPEKVGLFVSELQVKF; this comes from the coding sequence ATGCATACGCTGATCGGGATTTCCGCATTGGCGCTCGGCGGAACATTGGCGGCGGGCGTACGGCCCGCGCAGGCCCAGGCTGCGGCGTTTCCGGACGTTCCGGAAAACCACTGGGCCTATACGGCGGTTCAGAGCCTGGCCGACAAAGGACTCGTGAAGGGATATCCCAACGGCCAGTTTTTGGGCAATCGGGCGCTGACGCGTTACGAGTTCGCCACGGTGGTTGACCGTCTGCTTCAAACAATTGCGGACATCAAGAGCGGCGCGCCGCAAACGCCCGCCGTCACGCAGGACGATCTGAACAAGATTCAAGTTCTGGTCGACAGCTTCAAGACCGAGCTGACCGCGATCCAGTCCGATGTGACCAAAGCGCAGGCCGATATCACGACGCTGCGCGGCCAGGTTGAGGATTTGCGTCAGGATGTGCTGGACACCAAGGACCTTGCAAACAAAGCGCAGGACACCGCGAATAATTCGTACGGCGTCGGCGCGAAGCGCAAGTTCCAGATCAGCGGCTACATCCAGGCGCGATACTTCGCGGCCGACGAGCACAACCAGACGAGCGCCGATCATCTGAAGTTCCCGTATGGCAAAGCGCCCGGCAACTCTTACAACGGCGATTACGCCTCGGGATCTAACGGTGGATCCTTTGTGATCCGCCGCTCGCGCCTCAAGTTCACCGGACAGCTGACGCAGAACACGCGCTACGCCATTCAGCTCGACGCTTCGGGATTCGCCAATCCGACCGCTACCCCATCCAACAGCAACTCGGCGAACAACTCCGCGGTCAGCGTCCGTGAAGGTTATGTCAACTATACCTTCGGCAACGGCGACCCGCTGAAGAACATCGGAATCACCGCCGGTATGTTCTCCACTCCCTTCGGCTACATCCTGCCGCTCTCCACCGCGAACCACATCCAGGCCGAGCGCCCGCTCGCTTTCAACGAAGGCGGCCAGGGCCTCTTCTCCGGACAGGATTACGATCGCGGCGTTCAGGTGACCGGCGGCTCCGCCAGCCTGCGCCTGACGGCGGCGCTGATCAACGGAACCGGGCAGGTCAGCAACGACACCGACCGCCAGGTCGATCAGGTCTATCGCGCGGCGTACCAGACCGGCGACAAAAAGCTGGGCATTGGCGTTTCCTACTACAACGGCCATGTGCCGGACTACAGCGATGTCGGCCCCGCCTACCAATCGCGCAAGAAAGAGCTGACGGGCGCGGACGTCCAGTACAACCCGACCGCGAATATCTTCGTGAACGGCGAGTATGTGGCCGGAAAGTTCGAGCAGCGGACCTACTTCGCCAACCCGGCCGGCAGCCTGCTCAATCAATCCACGCTGGCGCTGTCGTCCAACGTCTACGCTCCGGGCAACAAGGTCGAAGGTTACTACGCGCTCGGCGGTTATACCTTCAGCCCCGCCGGCGCGCACCCGCTGACCTTCGCGGTCAACTACGATGAGTTCAACCGGGCAAAGAGCGGCGCGGGCAGTGACAGCTCGTACACGGACCAGAACCTCGGCTTCGGCGCGCTGTACGGCCTCGACAAAGCCACACGGCTGCGCTTGTGGTACACCAAGCCCAGCAAAGTCGCCCACGCCCCCAGCTCCGTCAACCCCGAAAAGGTCGGTCTGTTCGTGAGCGAACTTCAGGTCAAGTTCTAG